The sequence TTGGGGGATGTCCAGGAGGTGGGGGCTAGAAATAAGCACAAACAAGAGATAGAGAGCTGATCAACTTTACGAATTTGGCTTATTCTGTCCTCCAGGCATTAGATAAGATAGAACCGCAATCTCAACAATATCCTAATTGCGATCAATCTGCCTCCTTTAAATCACTTGACTGGGTGGATACTCACTGGGATGGAAACACTGCTGCCTGCTGTGAAGCGAGCACCAGTATCATAGGCGCTGTCCACCATCACTGTTGAGCCAGCGGGGTACACAGCTCCCATGGGATAGTAAGCCATGGGGACATTTTGACCCACTGGCCCAACAGACATGTGTGGCTGCATGGGCATAAACATCTGAGCACCAGGGTAGTGAGAGGACATCTGAGGCACCTGACCAGGCACCTGAGGTGGAAGCACATATCTGGGCTGGTATATCTGCAGAGacagaggtgaaaaaaaacatttttaactctTACAATGATGTTCATGTGGTGTTTGTTGCTTGTGTTATCGTTTGACTTATAAATGCTATAGTTACCTCAGAGTATGCAGGTGGTGTGTCTGTGTAAGGAGGTGCCTGAGGAGACATTTGCATAGCAGGAGGGTATACAGGTGCAGTGCTCTGCTGAGGGTACACAGCCTGCTGTGGATATGAACCTGCAAAACAAGATTTGACTTTCAGTGAGCGGTGGCGTTTTTTGTGGTAAAGAGTTGTGAAACGTTTCAGCGGTAAAACAAGAATTTTCGAGGTCAGACCTGTTTTTCTGAAATAGCAAAATATGCTAAAGAGGACACGACAAAGACATGTTTACTGGCAGACTACAGCGAGGAATACCAGAGTTTCATCAGTAATAGGAAAATCTTCAAAGAGGAATTTTTTTAGGTCTGTAATTAATGATAGTTTCACagttgattaatctgctgattatttttttggttaatcaattaattgttttgtcaatgaaatgttacaaaatagTGATGTCTTTAATTGCTTGTTTTGCcagactaacagtccaaaaccttaagatattcaatttactgtaatatatgacaaagaaaaacagcaaatcgtcacatttaagaagcttgaACTAAtgaacatttggcatttttgcttaaaaaattactgaatcaattaattgattgtcaaaatagttgccgattaagTTTCTTTAAATCGGTTAAATTACTTATTGTCTAAAGTGACatgtattttcaaaaaacagaaaagggaCCCTAAgataaattatttaataaatcCTTTAATGTTAACACGACGAAACTGTACACAACTTCAGGTTGAAGTTTGTCAAatccaaatataaaaaatgcaaatgcgGTGTATTTAGGACCAGTCTGTAaaactgggagaaaaaaaagaaaaacatgaaattataaaatatcTATATAGAGCTtaaacgattagtcaattaattaattagttgatcGATGCAAACTTAATCTGCAACCATTTTAatgatcgattaattgtttaagtaatttgcaaacaaaaatggcaaaaaatctCTGGTTCTAATTTCTTAAATGTGACTAatttctggttttctttgtcttctggtGAACAAAAGAAAACTCTTAAGATGTCACAATGAGCTCTGGTAAACATGTGATGGGCCTTTTTTCCATCTATTTGCTAAAATTCTATAGATCAaatgattaatggagaaaataagtggtagattaatcaatattgaaaataattattaattgccagtgttacaccgtatttggtgacccatcagattctgtgacctgcagtgttggaagaagtactcagatcctttacttgagtaaaagtatctgatatattaaatatatttagcaAAGTACATCATTAATACTGATGAGTCAATGCAGAGGCAGCATTTTAATATATCAGTCTTATCccgattttctgcaaaattagtactttaagtaaatttagctggtaaCACTTCTATACTTTCACTAAAGTATGATTTTAAaggcaggatttttacttgtaatgaagtatttgtacattgtggtattgataaGGCCACTTGTACTTACGTAAAAGGCTCTAAGTACatcttccaacactgcaggtcacataatctgatgggtcaccaaatacggtgtaacaccggCCTACATCTGAAGTGTACGGGTGCATCAAAACTCGGGTGCAAAAATGAGATGCATATAGCAGagtaaaaagataaaacatataGATAACCGTGCAAATAACCGTGCAAATTAGCAAATAAAAACGGACTATAAGGATTAATACTATTAACATTACTGACACAGATTTGGAGTCCCTTGCTTGAGTCTTACAAAACATGAGGAAAcggtgaaccaaaacagtgaaatcaTGTTAGCTTCGCTTTTAAAACCTTGACTGTATTTAGTCATGTTTAGCCAACTGAAAAGTGACCTAGCCACAAATAGTAATACACAGTGACGGTTAATTTAAGCGTTTATTATTAACAATTACcgtatttgatcataaaaaaGGTAATAAAAGCTCAACGTGAATGCTACATTGCTATGCAGAAAACGTCAGTTTATTGTCGTGTACGTAGCTAAACGTGAAGCCCGCTTCAGATGGCCATAACGGAGGCTCTTCATGTCTCGCTTTAACGTCAACGTCATGTAGCGAACAGCTGACTAAATAATGTCCGGATAAATACCTTTGTTGTTCATTGTTCTCGACTGATCCGGAGGCTGAGGAATTTCGGATTAAACTGAGCTCTGCGTATCTTGTCACGGCCTTATTACGGTTTACAATCATTCACTTCCTTGTTTTTCAGCTTCTTGTTGTTGTCGAGTGTTGACGTCACTCGTTCTCTATCTGTGGTTGTACGTGCTACGTGTTTCACCAACGTGCTCCCCCTACAGGCCGGAATCACGGATGCACCCATAGCGGGGACGGGAGGGGAGTTCAACAGTGACTTTTTTTGaaaaggcaaaataaaaaattgacTTTAGCCTTACAATCAGGAATGTATATGTTTCTAAGAGAAGTTTAAATAACTgactgaataaatataaaaatggcCGATCACAGAGAAACAATGGCATAGAAGTATAGCGTATCAGGATGTATATGTCCCTATCTACTTGTAGTCTTCCATGTATTTGGAAATGTGCTAAAATAACTCCACTTCACAAAGGAGGAGATCCACTAGAGCTTAATAATTATAGAAAAATTTCTATTATTTGCACCACAGTTAAAGTATTTgagaatttaatttttaataaattatcacTGTATATTAATAATCTCAATATTTTATCCCCCTTTCAGTCCGGCTTTTGTTCGAATTTTTCTACTACTACTGCCCTTGTAAAGTTTACCAATGATACAGTGATGATCGTTATACAAAGGTCAATTTACAGGTgcagtttttattgatttaaccAAGACTTTCAATTTGGTTGACCATTATCTTCTTCTTGATAAACCTTATGCTATTGGTGTTTCTCAACAGgcattattttggtttaattcTTACCCTCACAACCGTCATCAGTGTGTCTCTTTTCATCACAGCCAATTAGATTATTTAATTGTTGAAAGGAGTGTACCACAAGGATCTATTTTGGGACCTTTACTTTTCTCTATATTTATTAATGATCCAGTAATGATTCCAAAAATTTGGTTTAATTGCTCTATTCAGTTACAGATGACACGGTTATATACACATCTGACTCCGATATAACTAAAATTCAAAGCTCTCTGCAGTCAGAATgttcttttgaaaaaaaaaaatgttttaaataacaatctcatattaaacaaacagaagtaTTGTAGTATGTTTTTTGGTAGTTATAATCTTaatcattcatctgctgagttGTCTATTAGTTTTACTGATGGATCTTTACTTAATAAAGTTGATAAATTTGAATACTTGGGACTTTGGATTGATTCTGAATTTTCTTTTAGGCctcatattgattttattaaaaagtaaaacaaatgctAGTCTCAGAACACTATATCGTTCAGTTAATTGTTTTACTCTTTGATGGACAACACGCTTACTGGCTGCCACTTCACTCTAGGAGACATTTtcactaactaactaactaactaactaactaactaactaactaactaactaactaactaactgatAGTAAAATATACACAGGACAAAGACATATTTTAGAACACGAGCTGAAATTCACAAACAAATGTTCATAGGCAGGCATAGTGAAATATCTGTGTTGCTCACACAATGTATTGgttcattgttgttttataGTGATAATATCTATGtagcaacaacagaaaacaaaaggccTTTTGCGGCAAGGTAAGGCAAGATTGTATATCACCTTTCAACCACAAGGCAATTAAAGGTACTTTACTGAAGACATGAAAGACAAGGCATAGATTTACacttacatttattcatttggcagatgcttttgtcAAAAGTGAGGTACAAATTAGTTACAAGCCAGGCCACAGTAgatcaagaagaagaagccttCAATTATAAGTTTGTCAATCTGTTCCATTGTCTTGTCAGGGTTTAGAGCAGGCCCCAAGTTTTCTTCGAGTTTGTGGTCCAcaaatgtagcagcagatcagaaatatatatttggCCCGTGAAGTTCTTTCTAAATCAATAGTAGTATTCAAATTGTGAGCCGGAGTGATGTGTTCCACTTTCTTGGCTCCAACAGTGAAAGCTTTAGCTGTCTCAGGGAGATGTGTAAAGGGACCATTACAGAAGTTAAGCCTACTAATGATAAAAGTAATGTAGCCTGATTTTGTGTAACTGTCTTAATGTGGATGAAAAGAGTCAagtaaatgttcttaaatccaGCCAAATTTCTGGCTTGGTCTGTGGTCTTTGACATTGGGGATTGAAAGTTAATCATTCTTCTTTGGCACCAAACACAATGATTTGAGTTTAATCATTATTTAACTGGAAGTAAGGTTGGCACATCCAGTCACACATTAAATATAATTCTGTGTTTGCAGGATTGGACAGTCAAGGTATTATTAACCTTTTAGcactattatttttaaattcacacatcttttactaaaatatttatttatatgctttttgttactgtttgtACTCACATTCTTCCATTTGTAActatgaagcactttgtaaccctGGTTTTGAAAAGAgctatagaaataaagttttactgaCTTACAATTGTTAAAAGGTGGTATACTTAATTTCCATCACTGAACATTTACAGATACTGATCTCATATGCTGCAGGGATGCCCAGATGCTAAAGGATAAAAGTGATTCACTTATGTATTATGTAGAAATTCAGATttataaataacaatgtttttatgaatagaTCTATATACTTTTTTCAGCTTACAAATATTTAGTTGTCAAATGGTAAGATTGTAATTTCTTTGACAAAAAGAACTACTGTAGTAGGTGAATATATAGAGTAGGCTATCATACATTAATATGTGAGCAATCTGGCTACAATAATGATCAGTTTTTCctccatattttttatttatttgtggtATTAACAGTTAAAATACGTTCATCCAATTagaaatacatacagtacacattttcttttaactaACTTaacaaagcacacacaaaaacacagcaggtaTGACACAACTACACAAACAGTCAGATTGTAATTTAGGTAGAAGGAAGGAAGGTCCATGAATAGGACTATATTTATTGAGTtttcaataaacaaaaatacatattatagATACATATATTAGCAGTgcaatagtaaaaaaaaaacaaaaaaaaacaaaccctctCCATTCTATACAAAAGTACTTTTTTGGTTTTGAGGAATCCTCCGATGTTGTTTACAGGGTGTGATTTATGAAAACATATCAGAGGGGTGTGTTTTTGAAacgtttttattcatgaaaataaatcagaaccacAGTGGGCCTATATTGACAATGAATCACACTGCAGCTGTTACAGTAGCATTTATAAActaatttaaataattcatcaaGTAGTGtgatattttcactctcaggGATGTGATGTAATGTTCCTGCCTTATCCTTTCCTCACATCCCTTCCTGGACACACAGCAGATGTGATCATATACAAAAGGTTAAATGCTAATTTTACATGCCAGAATTAACCCTCAGCCTCCCTTCAGTACTGTGGATGGCGCCACTCAACCAGACATACTAATATACTTGTTACATACCAATACTACTGTTTAAGGCTACGTTCAGACTGCAGGCAATAGCGGCTCAAATCCGATCCCCCCCCCCTCAGATCTATTTGTTTCAGAGCAGTGTGAACAGCACAAATCACATGGAATCTGATCTTTTTGCCACTTTCACATTCATGTTACTTAACGTCACTCCACCCAAAACAACTCAACTCCTACACGCTTTCTCAGAGAGATTGGTCGCCGGAACTGATTGTCTTGTGTCTTGTGGAGAGGCGCTGACAGATGTACTTAAAAGTAGTCCTTAACATCTGGAAATTTTGGATGAAATCTGTTTCTATGATGCCATTCACGTCACGATTCCTCCGACTccgcatccacacacacacacacacctctgtacAGAAGTATATCAGCCATTTCGCCACAAAGAGCCATAATTAAAAATGtggctctctttctcctcatcctcGTTATCATCTGCTCACAAACTCGCTCGCTTCCACTGCACGTCAACTTATAAATTAAACCGTAAACGCTGGCTTCAGCGGCCTCCATGTTTACTTCCGTACTACAGCGTGCTGCGTGTGACGTCGGTGTTATTGTTCTTTTGCGCATGCGGGTCAGTTCAGGACCGTGACCATTTCACCCTGGAACCTAATATtgtccacatttaaaaaaataatactgtGAACAaccaagcaaaaaaaacaaaacggcTCTGAGCTCTGAATTGAGCACAAAAGGTTGATTAACGGTAGGTTGCTTGACACTTTTGACAAGTGTTgctcaacagaaattaaagagtcaaagagttttcaatttataCTTGGCAAAGGGTTTCAgttgtctccatggtaaccagacGCCATCCTCCAGTCGTCTTGTTTAGTTACATTAGCCTTATCATCCCAACCCAGACTAATTAAACATGGACGCTACAAGTAGGGCTGGCCAATATATCGATATCGTGATAGACTAGATTGGCTATATTGGATATTGTAATATCGTGatataagtgttgtctttttctcGTCTTAAAGGCTGCAtcacagtaaagtgatgtaattttctgaacttaccagattgttctagctgttctattatttgcctttacccacatagtcattatatccacaaaactgatgattatttatcaaaaatatcattgtgtacacattttgtgaaagcaccgatccctacaatattgtcatAATATCgatatcgaggtatttggtcaaaaatattgtgacatttagttttgtccatatcacccagccctagtCACAAATTATCTTaagttacagaccaaaatatcaataaggaaGTTAAGTAAGAACTACAATCTCTATGGCGACGTTAGTGACACTCCCCAATCACgtagagaaagaaaatgtgcaaCATGAACGGAAAGTGTCGACCCATACGTTTTTCTGTTGAAAAGTGTCGAGTGACttaccataaatcagccttgAGGCTTGCAGTGTGAATGTATCCTAATTCAGCTCTCTGCGAAGCACTCAGCAAACTTCCAtactgaatagaaaataatcacaacatgtAATAGAACAACGTTTAGTCATCATAAGAATAAACAAGCTACAGTAGATGTCTACTTGTCAGACTAAAGACACAGTTCTGTTTTGATGACGGgcttctgtcttctttttatgcTGTCTTGTGGAGGGGTCATCCGTGGCGTGTCGCCCCTCTTTTACCCTGCAAATCTCAGGGAAGCTGGGAGAACGAGACAACTCACTGGTCCATTCACTGCGTCACCACGTAGCCTAGACGCAGTGTCATCTTTACTGTCACTCATTGTCAagtccatttctgattttattgttgtttgcacCAATGACTGTTCTCACATTGCAGCGCTTCACTTAGATTCTTTTAAAtagcctgtttttattttggataTTTTATATGGTCTCTGGGTGAGGCAGCATAAATCACTATGAAGGGGATACATTTTTGTCCCTATAAATAACTCAGTGAAGCAGGGCTATGTagaccaaccccccccccaccaccaccaccaccacccctccctGCGAATTGCACCCtggttattttcataattttgtaCTCATTAACAGAAGTAAACAGGTGTGAACTCTTATTCTGCCGTAGATTTAGTTAAATAAACAGACGTAAGTAAACTGTTCGTGTAACGGCAACATCTTTCATCTATTATGTGGATGTGTCAGTGCTTCATTGCTGCTTTCAGTGTTGAGCTTTTATTAGGAGGtacgtcccctttaagagaACCATGGCACCTCTCAAGTCCAGGCAGACATTTTTCAATGCAAGATTTTTTCTTGCATAAATTATGTTCATGACGTAGTGCAAAAGGCCAATTTTGTAGCAATTTTGTCCGACTTTACAGCTCAAATAGGATTTTGTGAGACACCTCGAGGATTTTTGATTGTCTGAACTGTTGCAGAAAGGGCATCGTCATTAAATATTAAGAGAGAGGAGATCCTAACATTGCAACCCTCCTTATCAATGCAAATACCTCTTTTGTGTGCAGTCACAGCGCCTGTCTGGGAGCTGAGATGAATTTTTAATTATGTGTGACTGAAACAAACTGTGACAAGGACCTTTATAAGAGCGGGGGATTACAGAAAATAAGCTGCATTTACGCGGTAAGTTGAATTCAATAACCGGACACTGTTGTAGCCTGCTCTTCGCGCATAGCAGCGAAATGGCGAGAGGAAATGAGTTTTGGTTAATATGCAATGTTCGTAATTAgcataatttatatatttatgataaaGAGAGGGAAATACATAATATTCGGTCTCTAGGCACGGGTGTGAGATGATTTCTGTCGCCTGCGCTCGGTGGTTACAGCTTGTGTTCAAAAGTGGCCGACGCGGCGAGACTTTTATTGGCCAGGATGGGGGTGGGGAGCCCATCAACACCCGCTGAAGTTTTGACAGATCCTCATTTCTAACGGGGCATTGCAGCAGGAAATGCATCACCTTGGATCTTTTTTTGGTTCTGTGATGAATTTGTAAACACTTCATGTCTACGATCAGCGTGTTTCATCACGTTTTCTTGAAGCTTAAGTGCAACACAGTGTGGCCTGTTTATAGGCCCCTCTAAATAGTGTGGTCTTGCAATGACAGAAATAGccatgaattaaaaaaaacagtcctcTGCATGTGTTGGTCTGTCTAAGCCAACATTTGTCTCTAAACTGGGAGTAACGTGGGACACAATCATGACACTGGATATATGCTTTTATTCCTTAAATGGCTGCACAAACAGACTAGTCACAGAGATAAGTTTCTCAGAGTTTATCtaagctgtgtttgtttgctcaGAATGCCAGGAAGAAAGTGACCGTGGTGGTGCAGCAGCGAGCCATGAACTCCCAGGATCTCCCTGCCAAAGATGCCCCACTCACTGTCAATgagcaggtaacacacacctgtctgttaaAGCACAGTGAAGGGCTTTCTCTTCCTTCTATAAGTGCACTGAGCTGACCCGAACCCCCCCCTCTATAACTTATGTTGTCTTGAAGTtctttgctgctgtttgctCCTGTCACCCTCCATGTGCCGACAACATACCATATCATAATGGAACGATTAACTCCACACAGCAGTTCATTGAGATCAGgacccacttttttttttcgtgtTTTACCACCTATTAATACCTGCTGCTCTATGCTTGTGAGGGTTACCGATCTTTAAAATGCCATGCTTAAtaattaattgtgttttttctctctctagtAACATGCTGTGTAGACATAGTCAGCAAACAAAAGCAATGCTCTTCACGGATGCACAGAGGGCAGCTTGAAGAAAGCATTGCTTGAGCTGCTTGTTGGCTGATGCTcttgtcattgtttttgtgtaCTCATGCTCTTTtcatttgtgtctcttttttttttgtgtgtttgtttgtttgtttgtttgttttgggtcaTTGTGTCCTAACATGTGCTCGGCTTCTCTGTTCTCCTTAGCCATTCACTGTCTGACTGCAGAAGTCTTTTTTCAGCCATTTAAACCCTGCACTTTGAAATTCCCTGCCAAAGACAACCAGGTAtgcatcttcctctctcttcctgcaTTGTCTCTCTGCACCTTGTCCTCCGGCCCAGGTTGTCTCGCTGCCTCTCCTCTAGGCCTTTCATTATTGCATACCATGAATCATCTGTCAAGTAAAAGTCAGATTTACTACATGTAGCTGCATGTAGTTAGAGGGAGAAGTGAGGTGGAAAAATACTAAATTTGGCTATTTTTTTGTGACCCTTCAGGTGGTAGATCAAGTGATGCTTTTaccactttttaaatgttttatttacttaaactggtgatttatttattatataatctTAACAGAACACTGAAGAAGTAGAATATAGTAGgcagctcctttttttttgatttgagTCATCTCAGCTTTTATTCCTGATTGCTATGCAGGTGATTGTGATGTCTGGCCATGAGACTATTCGTGTGCTAGAGGTAGAGGTCGATGCATCTCTGCCATCATCAATACCTGATGGGAAGAGTGAAGGCAAAGCTGAGGAGGGAGTAACTCGGGCCGCAGAGCAACCTGACGATGGCCACGCCGTACCTCAGAACACCGGGGGAGTAGGTAAGCCACGGTTAAACTATGATGACAATGGATAGCAGATGTCTtattacacatacatacatgacaCACGGCTGTAATGCAAATAGGGATGACAGCTGTGAGAAACACTTCAAATGTCAGTAAGAACCAACCGTGGCTGTGCTCTTGCAGTGCCGGGTGAGCAGCAGGTGGTCTCTGTAGAGGCTCCGGCCCCTGCTATCCAAACGCTGACTCCTGCTGTTCCCATCAGTGTGTCCTTGCCGCAGCCCCAGGCCGCCATGCCCATCTCTGTACAAGGCTGTCCACAGGTAGGTATGACTGTGAATCAACACATTCACTGCTCTTTCTGTATTCATCTTTAGCCATCAGAGACAGTTGTGGTCATTAGTTTGGTGGTCTCCGAGTCAGAAATTAACAAGGGCTGTGGACCGTTGCATCGGCCTTGACATTGCAGGaaatatctgtaaaataaaaatgagggAGCCAAAGTAAATCCTTCAATTCATAGGGTACCCTTTGTGCATTTCACCTTGTTCACATATTATTTCTTGTCCAATATTCATGTGTCAGAAGGATTAATATCACTATTGTCAGCCACAGGCTACGGTAGGTGATTTACTGAAGTCTCTGGCAGAGGCAGTTGTCTCTAGTGCACCGTCAGCGTGATAAATGGAACAAATTTGATCCCAAACACCTGAATACATAGTCTGAGGTTGTAGAAACTGTTGGCAAAACAAAGTCAGCAACTGGAGAAAATTCTAACTAATACATACTGCTGCCtcaacaaaaattaaaacatgcaataatgcaaaattaaacaacataaagcacatgtgaaattaaaaatgtattactcTTTAGTTCAGTGAAATTCCTCCTGTAAAAACACCAGAATGCCAGTGAAAGTAGATAAAAGAGGTAAAAATACCATCTGACTTTTCATTACAGCCACAAAAGTTTATGTAAAACGAATATTTTACTATATTACATCAGGTGCTGACCCAGGAAAGTTTGGCCACTCTGATGACTGGTATGATGGCTCAGACAGGGTCACTAGGCCAGCCCCTGCTCATCCCCATCAGCATGGCGGGCTCCATCGGCGGCCAGGGTGGTCTGGCTGTTCTCACCCTCCCTACCACCAACGTCGCCACTCTCCCTGGGCTCGCAGCAGCTAACACAGCTGGAAGCCTCCTCAAGCTGCCCTTTGCTGGCCTCCAAggtaaaacacaaactgtttgtGCATATGTagtacataaacacaatatgcATTTTTCA is a genomic window of Thunnus maccoyii chromosome 4, fThuMac1.1, whole genome shotgun sequence containing:
- the dazap2 gene encoding DAZ-associated protein 2, yielding MNNKGSYPQQAVYPQQSTAPVYPPAMQMSPQAPPYTDTPPAYSEIYQPRYVLPPQVPGQVPQMSSHYPGAQMFMPMQPHMSVGPVGQNVPMAYYPMGAVYPAGSTVMVDSAYDTGARFTAGSSVSIPPPPPGHPPNAAQLAAMQGANVMMTQRKNNFFLGGSSGGYTIW